The Pieris brassicae chromosome 3, ilPieBrab1.1, whole genome shotgun sequence genome contains the following window.
GATCAAATTCTTCATGAACAACAGAGATCAAATGTCATAAGGTCACAGACATTTACTCGGTCCAGAAACAACTCATTTAATGGATCTGCTTCTCAACTTACAGTAAGTGTAGCTAATGATTTTGTTAAAAGGCGTAGAAACAGTGTTGGCAATAGCAATTATTTAAGTAAGCAAACATTAGCACAACTTAACAATGAATATGGAGGTGTTCGTAAAAGAGGTGGACCAGGAAGTGCAAAATCAGTAGGATCAAACAGGTCAAATGCAAGTAAAAGATCAACACAGTCCCCAGGACGAGGGCGAGGTAGAGGGAGAGGTAGCAATCGTGGAGTTGGAAGAAAGtttgtaaacaaacaaattctCAACCCAAAGTTACAGCAAGAAATTGCTGCTATTCAAGGTAAAAATTATGGAAGTAATACAATCGAAACTCCTGCAGGTGTAAATTTCACACCTACTCCTGCTACAACACAACAACCATTACATCAGAGATTTGCTATGGCTTGAAGTggaaataaatctattaagcTTGAATTTTCAgttataacataacatattctgtttataaaataatgtttttgttttgtaataagaTGTGTAAACTAAGTAATAAGTACaagattttttgtattgaatattaACTACCTTTAAGCTGTTATAGCTAGGTTAGGCCCTTCATAGCTAACagcttaaaaattaattagaggatatgtatgtaaaatatcaGCTTGTAACTCTAAATAGATTTAGTGTATATCTTTACCATgcgtaaatgtaatttattatagaaattgcAATATGCAGTGACACACCTTTAAATACATACTGTAAATTAATGcttattgtttttgtcttaAACTTATACATGTTAAGTTCTTATGACAGTCTATGTTGAAAATGCGTATCTTGATAGACTATTGGTTTTTTATACAGagtgaaataaaaactaagaataaataaactttgtcTTTCTAAAATACCATATATTATCTAAGAGctttaaaaaactataaaaatcaataattgcCTCTGTAGGTTTTCTGTTTACATGTTATAAATTTTCGGCAGCATTATTAGGGAGTCTGtaactgaaaataatttgaaattacttGAAAGTAGTAGTTTATGTAGTATGATATATCATtgggttttattatattgttcaaTATTTGAACATTTATCTAATGACTTTTTGCATTACTGgaactaatattaaatttgtactgAACTTACAATTTTCGCCaagaatgttttttaatatcaagCCATGGAATGAATCCATACCGTCTTCATTTTTAGACTCTGATCTTGTGAATGTCCAACCTATATGCTGGCCACAGTGTGGACAAACACAAATTTGCCAAGAATATCCTGGAAACCACGAATCAGCACCTTGactctaaaaataaattcttttaaatttttttaccatATCTGTATAAGTCAGTGAGTTTTATCCTATTAGTATTATTTCTAAAGATTTCATTgtgatacattttttattcacaAATGTATTCACAATGAAATCTTTAGAAATAATATCTGTTTGAGACATCAGTATGTatctcatataaatatttaactgaaTAAGGAAGAAACTATGATTTCACTTACAGGTCCAATGTTTTTACACTTGGCTTTTTCACtagtaattatttcaaagttaaTTCCAAAGGGGTTTATTAGTGTCTGTACTGTAACATTCTCTTTTCCAAACATGCTCTGTTTTTCTACTTTATTTGCACCTGgacttaatttattgaataaatagtATGAGTCCACCAAATCAGTGCCACATTTCCGACACAAAAGTACTTCTGTAATTgagaaaataacaataaacttgACTTGCAAAACCACAAcctttttgaatttatttatataagtttttacaAAGAGAAATACAAGAgtgaattaaataacataacaatGAACAAAGTACCAAGCATTAACTTCTTACCTTGGCCATGAGTATCTTCCttacaaaaaattgtatcaaaGTTATTGCATAAACATATAACTAGTAAGAAAAAGACAGAAAGCATTCCTGATtacctgtaataaaaaaatcaagtttATTAAATCCATGACAAATtagtaaaattactttttttacccaaatataaaacataattttaatgatactATTGTTATGCATagttatagaataataattggtataatatttattcaaagtaTGGCCAACGATTAACGagcatattatataaaaaaaaaatttaaacatgtaaaatattacctacctatttcaacattttaaaatatatattaatattccttaaataattaattctatGGATCAAAAGGCAAGTAACCAAGACAGTTAGAgctattacataaacatttctttctGTCTACTTTGAATTGTTGaggcaaaattttattattggcaccataattaaatgttatttctgTATGAGGTTCAATATTCAAACAACTGAATAGAGCTAATTTTGGTATCATAGAATTGACACGAATGGGTATCATAATTGAATTTGGTTCACAACAATGATTTATATATCGCCCAATATTACCAAACATACTAGGATCTACATATGTTTCAATGATTTTATCATCAACAATTTCCTTTAAACTTAGTatgtaattcattttattttgtaagctATTAGAATGGTGCCTTCTATCTGCTTCAGATTTAGTCAAAATCTCACCAGCATATTCACAAATAAAAGAACCCTTCgaaataaattctttacaaAACAAACCATATCCTTTTAATTCACATTCCTTAATGTAAAGATTTTCAATAGGGCCTCTTTGAACAGTGCGATTGTTACAAATGTTAGAGCAAGAACAGCAATCATTACATTCTGATAGAGAAATTACCGACTCAAAATCATTAAACTGATCTAAATGGTTTTTGTTTCTATAAGTGGACACACAGGGACAATCATTtgaacataatatacatagacAGCAACGGGTTATTTGTGAATTAAAAGCATCAATAAGTGTGTTATATTCAGAGGTAAAATCACTGGGACCGGGTATATTTTcagtaatatagtatatattgcTATCTATATGGATGTAGTTATCCATCCCATTTCAGTCAACAGTTGCAAAGCTGTATGCATAAGTTAAACTAATTGTATAGAtaacattaaatgtttttaaattgtatagcTAAACAATAAACACACTCGCAAAATCTGCCTAAACTTTCTAAACACTTTCACAGAAGTTTTCTCCTTGAATCATTCATtgctttttttcttaaatatttactattcgTACTTTACACTGAAAAAGCGCAAATACTTGAATTCCTATAgcataatataaagtttatatcacaaTGATTATTCAATAAGTAAAGATCACGACTTTTTTGAGAAATGAGAATAGAgaggaataataattaaaatcgaaAAATAGTACCAATTGTGATCTGTGAATTGGCAATTACCAGCCTTACAAAATCAGATTTCAGATTACTTATTTGAACTttgttgaatatttaatattagacaAAGTCACTTTGCGACAAGCGTGACCTCATGacgtttaacaaatgattatataCAAAGGACATTTTGACATAATAATCAAGGTTTGGTGGTTATGGAAGCatcgtttaaaattaaatattttattttaagagagCTTTGCAGAAATCAGTATATCAAATTTCCAATgttcatacaaattcttagaAATTAGTGGGAcacagattttaatattaagataataaaaatgtttttttctgttgccggtatctatattCTTATTTTCCCTGCTAAAAACTCTAACTTAGGACTTTCCACTCAAACGAGTGAGCAGTAAGCACCATGCTTTAAGTAAAGCTAATGTACTGATTCCTTAAATTCTTTAACCATAAGAGTACTACATTATCCCTGAGTAAAATAGatttaacacatttatttccaaaacatGTCAAAAAATAAGGCTCAACCGGTTGAAGCCGGGATAGGCCACTATCTTTTTATCCCTGTTTGCTATTTTTTGGGTATTTCTCAAAAATACCGTTTAATCGTTTTCAACTAAATCTAAGTTGTGAATTATTGTActagtaaaattatgtatctAGAAGAAAAGACATAATTTGGATGGGTTGAGTTGGGACATAAATTCCGTGCTGTAGTTTTTGTGAGTTTATCGTGAACAGAAAGACAGACACAGTgaagaactttattttatctCTGTTGTAGGTAcatatctaaaattatttaaaatatacttactacTGCTGCCAGCGTCAATGTAGCCATTTTCAACAGGTTAGTAACTACGTAACGCCCGATCCAGTTCGGATTTCAGCGTAGTAAATCGAAGTCCGTGTATAGTCTGTACCTTTCTATCATCTATTCTCGTCAGTCGCCAGTAGCACTCGCCAGTATAGCGCAGTCGCAATGTTGTGACGTGACGTCATTTTCCATTCATAGTTTTTAGTTCATCAATGGGGCAATGTTATGGCAATATTCGATTAGTTTCTTGAGAATAAAGTGTTGTCTCAGAAGTTTTATGTGTGattaatgtttttacatttacagtgtaactgaatattttattatatttgcatACAGTGTTTATTTTTGATGGGGAAATCATTCTTCGCTAGTAAAGGCTCTAAAGTGCATTCATTGATGAATGAATAGAAGTGAAAATTGTGCATGCGCAGTGTgttatagttataaaatgaTCATATTAAACGTACGacttcaagaaataaataaagaagctTATTTTTGAGACAATTTCCTCAATTCCAAGTAGAATATTACTAGTTACGACACTCCGGAAGTGGCGGGACAAGCCGGCCGAGGGGCTCGCTCCGAAAGAGATAACAGCGGATGAAAGAGATAAACAGTTATGGATTTAACATGGCGGACGAAACGCGTAAAGTGCGAGTAGAAGAacgattgaaaataaaaattggtatGTATCAGTGCCTTACCGTACCTTTtaactgtaattattatttatagtggTTTATTTAACgccatataataatattaggatCACTAGAACGGTGTATTGATTATGTGTTACTGACAGTTAAATAGTGAACAGGTGGTAACTGGTGAGTACACTGCTGGTTTCTTCTTCGATTGACCTGAAACTAATAATGATGGTACCTATAAGCCATGGAAAAATGAACtctatctatattataaagcagtaatataattatgtatttttattgggTTTTGGTTTGCATTATCCATTGTTTTTGTAGTGTTAGTTTGACAGTTCGCGTAATTTATGAATGAAACTCAGAGAACACAATGAACTCGTGCTAAGATCATAATAGATTAGATATCGGTTGTATACTTTCTTACTATGAATTAGCAATGATCAGTTACATT
Protein-coding sequences here:
- the LOC123707088 gene encoding protein cereblon-like isoform X2; translation: MLSVFFLLVICLCNNFDTIFCKEDTHGQEVLLCRKCGTDLVDSYYLFNKLSPGANKVEKQSMFGKENVTVQTLINPFGINFEIITSEKAKCKNIGPSQGADSWFPGYSWQICVCPHCGQHIGWTFTRSESKNEDGMDSFHGLILKNILGENFTDSLIMLPKIYNM
- the LOC123707088 gene encoding histone-lysine N-methyltransferase SETMAR-like isoform X1, which encodes MDNYIHIDSNIYYITENIPGPSDFTSEYNTLIDAFNSQITRCCLCILCSNDCPCVSTYRNKNHLDQFNDFESVISLSECNDCCSCSNICNNRTVQRGPIENLYIKECELKGYGLFCKEFISKGSFICEYAGEILTKSEADRRHHSNSLQNKMNYILSLKEIVDDKIIETYVDPSMFGNIGRYINHCCEPNSIMIPIRVNSMIPKLALFSCLNIEPHTEITFNYGANNKILPQQFKVDRKKCLCNSSNCLGYLPFDP